The region GAGGGGGCGGCGGCGGGGGAGGAGGGGGAGGAGGCGGCGGTGGTGGTGGCGGAGGGGGCGGCGGCGGCGGGGGTGGTGGCGGCGGGGGTGGTTCCGGCACGGCCATCGCCTCGGTCAGCTCCAGCACGTCCTCCTCGGGCTCGGGGAGAGGCAGGGGGAGAGGTTCCTCGTCCTCTTCCTCAGCCGGAGTCTCCCAGAAATCATCCGCCGGTACGGACTCGGGTGCGGGATCCTCAGCCTTTTCTTCATCCTCGGAAAGGATCTTCCGGATGGATGCCAGGATGTCCTCCATGGAGGGTTCCTGATTGGTTTTCTCTTCGCTCATGATCCTCGGCTACCCGGCCTGAGTGCTCTTGACATGATGTTAGCATAAGGCAAGGTCTGTAAAAACTCCGTTACTCGGCATTTTTACGCGTCTGGGATCTTTCTTTCAAAGAAAAACCCGGGTCGCTGGGAAGGCGGCCCGGGCCGAAAGTCAGTGCGACTCCAAAGGAGTGGTTAGCGAACCGATCCGCTGTCGATGCTGATGTTCTCCTGGGTCACGTCGTCGGTGATGTCCTTGTCTTGGCCCAAGGCCGCATCACGATCGGCCCACGCATTGCCGCCCAGCCACTGTCCGCGCACGTCATCATAGTGGCGCTGGGGGTCATGCAGCGGGGTATTCAGGGCCAGGGTGTCGGCCGTCATCTGCCCAATCGCTGCCAGAAGCTGGTAGGTGTACACGGCGGTATCGCGCTGGGCGCCGGCTAAGTTGACGCGGGCTTGCAGGAGTTCCTGCTCGGCATCAAGCACGTCCAAGGTGGTGCGCGAGCCGACCTGGGCTTCGCGTTTCACGCCATCTAGGGCGATGGTCGCGGCGTCGATCTGGCTTCCATAGGAGGTGACCCGGGCTTTGGCGCTTTCCAGGCTCTGCCACGTCGAGGACACTTTCTCGATCACCGTATCGCGCTGTTCATCCACCTGTACCCGGCGCTGGCCGGCTCGGTGCTTGGCGTCCCGGATGGCCGAGTAGGTCGCCCCGCCCTCATAGAGGGGCATGCTGACCACCAACGAGGCGCCCACGGATGTGGTGTCTAGGTCCTCAACCGAGCTTCCCTGATCCCAACTAACTGCGGCCTTGGCGTTCACGGTTGGCAAGAGCTGCCCCCGGGCGTCGCGGATCGAGGCCTTGGCTGCGTCCCAAGTATATTCCGCCGAGGTGATGTCCGGGTTGGAGCGTCGAGCCACATCCACGGCATCTTCCATCGTCTGGGGCAGCTTCACCTCAAGGCGCGGCGTTTCCAGTTGCTTTGGGGTGTGGCCCACCACTTTTTCATAGTTGGCCCGCGTGGTTGCCAAGGTGCCCTCAGCGGCAATGCGCGAGGCCACCGCTGCCGCTAGCCGGGATTCCGCCTGGGCGACGTCGGTGCGGGTGATTTCGCCGACCCGGAAGCGGTCCTGGGCGGCTTCC is a window of Pararhodospirillum photometricum DSM 122 DNA encoding:
- a CDS encoding TolC family outer membrane protein, translated to MMKPVSIAVATLLVGGVGLVAPVHAETLSEALVSAYQSNPTLQARRLLGRATDELVPQALSGWRPTVTLEGSAGYEKINYDLKTYTDKTLSPLSAGVTVQQNIFQGFRTVAAVDQAEANVAAERAALKSVEQTVLLDVVTAYFTLIRDQAVLDLNKNNEEVLQRQLEAAQDRFRVGEITRTDVAQAESRLAAAVASRIAAEGTLATTRANYEKVVGHTPKQLETPRLEVKLPQTMEDAVDVARRSNPDITSAEYTWDAAKASIRDARGQLLPTVNAKAAVSWDQGSSVEDLDTTSVGASLVVSMPLYEGGATYSAIRDAKHRAGQRRVQVDEQRDTVIEKVSSTWQSLESAKARVTSYGSQIDAATIALDGVKREAQVGSRTTLDVLDAEQELLQARVNLAGAQRDTAVYTYQLLAAIGQMTADTLALNTPLHDPQRHYDDVRGQWLGGNAWADRDAALGQDKDITDDVTQENISIDSGSVR